The genomic region CCAGCCTCAAGGTCTGCACCTTGCTGGACAAGGCCTATCGCCGCGAGGTGGACGTGACGGCGGACTTCGTCGGGTTCCCCGCGCCGCCCGTCTATCTCGTGGGCTACGGCATGGACGTGGGGGAACGATTGCGCCGGCTGCGCGGCGTGTACGAGTTGGTTGGGTAGCGTGCGGCCTCGAAATTGCATAGCGTGACCCAAACCGCAACCGGCATGGGATAAATCGCCATGATAGTACAGTGCCCGAATTGCCAGTCCAAGTTCAATCTGCCCGATGACCGCCTCGGCCCGGACGGCGCCAAGCTGCGTTGCGGCAAATGCCGCAAGGTCTTCCATGTCGATCCGCCGACTCCGGCGGCAGCCCCTTCGGACGACCTGTCGGATTTCGATTTCCCCGACGATATGGCCGAAACGCCGGCCGCCGCGGGCGCGGCCGAGGCTGCTCCCGCAGCGGAGGAACGTGTCGCCGAGGCCGCTTCGGACGACGTGCCGCCCGATCTTTTTCATTCCGAATCCTACGAGGCTCCGGCCGAAGGGGAAGAGCCCGAGGAGGAGCCCGACACCGGCCCGGTCAAGCCGGGATTCAGCCTCGACGACGTGGCGGACATTCCGCTCCCTGGCAGTGCGGTGTCAAAAGACCGACGCCGTCGCATCGGCATCATCATCGGCGCCGTGGTGCTGGTGCTCGCGGCCATGTTCGCCGCCATCTATTTTCTCGACCTGATGCCGGGCAAAAAGGCCGGCAAGCCGGAGGCGACG from Solidesulfovibrio fructosivorans JJ] harbors:
- a CDS encoding DUF3426 domain-containing protein, with the translated sequence MIVQCPNCQSKFNLPDDRLGPDGAKLRCGKCRKVFHVDPPTPAAAPSDDLSDFDFPDDMAETPAAAGAAEAAPAAEERVAEAASDDVPPDLFHSESYEAPAEGEEPEEEPDTGPVKPGFSLDDVADIPLPGSAVSKDRRRRIGIIIGAVVLVLAAMFAAIYFLDLMPGKKAGKPEATPPAAEAPATPEKGGKAEKAERPAPEKPAEEAGAKKPEETAKVKDIMLQNVRQYYVSNEKAGQLFVIEGKAVNNFKTPKEMIKLEATLFDEKGDSLASQQELAGNTVSLFQLQVMTRDELKNALTSQVGILTNNTNIAPGGEAPFMVVFFDPPEAVKEFGVKVIDVKDPPRQ